Proteins from a genomic interval of Pradoshia eiseniae:
- a CDS encoding dihydroorotate dehydrogenase electron transfer subunit, with translation MIQQQQMTVISQRLIAPNIYELTMEGTLVSSMTMPGQFVHIKVSNSFDPLLRRPISICQIDQEASRFTVVYRAEGKGTKLLAEKAAGEKVDVLGPLGKGFSPDEVVRGARALLIGGGIGIPPLLQLSRELNERGVNVTHILGLRTAADVFYEEAFNELGETIITTEDGSKGTKGFVTSVELSDEFDVIYTCGPTPMLKAVMQKYAGKKVFISLEERMGCGIGACFACVCKTPDDGYKKICSDGPVFRAEEVLI, from the coding sequence ATGATTCAACAGCAGCAGATGACGGTTATCAGCCAGAGATTGATTGCCCCGAATATTTATGAATTGACGATGGAGGGGACACTTGTCTCCTCCATGACAATGCCCGGACAGTTCGTGCATATAAAAGTGTCCAATTCATTCGACCCATTACTGAGAAGGCCAATCAGCATCTGCCAAATCGACCAAGAAGCCTCACGCTTCACGGTCGTATACCGTGCGGAGGGAAAAGGCACGAAGCTATTGGCAGAAAAGGCAGCCGGCGAGAAAGTCGATGTTCTCGGCCCCCTTGGAAAAGGCTTTTCGCCTGATGAGGTTGTGCGAGGCGCAAGGGCCTTACTGATTGGCGGAGGCATCGGAATTCCTCCTCTGCTGCAGCTTTCAAGGGAACTGAATGAAAGAGGAGTGAACGTGACTCATATTCTTGGACTTCGAACGGCCGCAGATGTCTTTTATGAGGAGGCCTTCAATGAGCTTGGTGAAACGATTATTACGACAGAGGATGGCTCTAAGGGGACGAAGGGATTTGTGACAAGCGTGGAGCTTTCGGATGAGTTCGATGTCATCTATACTTGCGGTCCAACCCCAATGTTAAAGGCAGTCATGCAGAAGTATGCGGGCAAAAAGGTGTTCATATCCCTTGAGGAGAGAATGGGCTGCGGAATTGGTGCCTGCTTTGCCTGTGTTTGTAAGACACCTGATGATGGATACAAGAAAATTTGCAGTGATGGACCTGTATTCCGTGCAGAGGAGGTGCTAATTTGA